AAGAGTACTTTGCTGTCATGCGCTCTTTTATGTTGTATCGGCATACCCGAAAACTGCAACGTGAGCACATTCAGGGATTAAATGACGACACCACTTATGTTGATAGTACGCAAACCATAGAAGAATACATCTCTCAAACCGACTGGCGTATCAATGCTAATGCCAATACTTCGTATTCTAATGCCGGTTTGGTGAATAATGTAGCCGGCAAGATTATCGCCAATTATTGGTTGGATAAAGTGTATTCTAAAGAAGAAGGCTATGCCCATCGCAACGGGGATGTACACATTCACGACTTAGATTGCCTGACCGGTTATTGTGCCGGCTGGAGTTTAAGAGTTTTGCTGAATGACGGCTTCAACGGCGTAAGAGGCCGAGTAGAAAGTAAAGCTCCGTCACATTTCAGAGAGGCTTTGGGTCAAATGGCCAATTTTCTCGGAATACTCCAAAGTGAGTGGGCCGGAGCCCAAGCGTTCAGTTCGTTTGATACCTACTTAGCGCCTTATGTTTTTAAAGATAATTTGTCTTTTGATGAGGTGCTGAAAGCTATTCGGAGTTTTGTTTATAATTTGAATGTACCGGCACGCTGGGGACAATCGCCCTTTACCAATATTACGTTGGATTGGGTCGTTCCGGCCGATTTGAAAGAGCAGATTCCGACCAAAAATGACAGGCATTTATTGGAAAACATTATTGATAAAAATGTCTTAACTCGTGCTAATGAACGCGGTGTTACTTCGCTTTCAGAGTTGCGTTACGAACATTTTCAAACTGAAATGAATCTGATAAATAAAGCCTATTATACTGTTATGACTGAAGGAGATGCTAACGGACAACCGTTTACTTTTCCGATACCGACAGTTAATATAACGGAGGATTTTGATTGGGAGGGCGAAAATACCGAGTTGCTGTTTGAAAACACGGCTAAGATAGGGTCTTCTTATTTTCAGAATTTTATCGGAAGTCAGTATGTTTTGGATGAGGAAGGCCAAAGAGTGGAAAACCCTAATGCCTATAAACCCAATGCCGTTCGCAGTATGTGCTGTCGTTTGCAACTTGATTTGAGAGAGTTGTTGAAACGCGGGAACGGATTATTTGGCAGTGCCGAAATGACCGGAAGTATTGGTGTTGTTACCATTAATATGGCGCGTTTGGGCTATTTATATGAAAGAGATAAAGAAGGGTTGCTGCAACAATTGGATAAATTGATGCTGCTGGCTAAATCAACTTTAGAGAAAAAACGCCAATTTATTCAGGAAATGTACGACCGTGGATTGTACCCGTACACCAAACGTTATTTACCGCATTTCAGAAATCATTTTTCGACTATTGGAGTTAACGGAATGAATGAAATGGTCCGCAATTTTACCGATGACAGAGAGGATATTACCACTAAGTTTGGTCACGAATTTTGTATGGAGATTTTAGATCATATCCGCAACCGAATGAAAGAATTTCAGGAAGAAACCGGCAACCTTTACAATCTCGAAGCCACCCCTGCTGAGGGGACTACCTATCGTTTTGCCAAAGAAGACAAAAAGCGATATCCGAACATTCTTCAAGCCGGAATGGAGGAGAATATCTATTACACCAACAGCTCTCAAATTCCGGTGGATTATACCCAAGACCCTTTTGAAGCGTTATTGATGCAGGATGAATTGCAGTGTAAATACACCGGCGGTACCGTACTGCATTTGTATATGAATGAGCGAATCAGTTCGGCCGAAGCTTGCAAAAACTTTGTGAAAACGGTACTGACTAAATTCAAATTGCCTTATATCACAGTAACTCCGGTATTCAGCGTTTGCCCGATTCATGGTTATTTGAACGGTGAACACGAATACTGTCCGAAATGTGATGAAGTTATATTGGAAAACCAAAATCAAGCTAAATATGAAAACAAAGACTAACGAAATTGCCGCACAAAATCAGCATTTGCGAACCAAATGTTTGGTTTACACCCGCGTAATGGGCTATCACCGACCGGTAGAAAGTTTTAATATCGGCAAAAAAGGGGAGCACAAGCAACGCATCCATTTTCAGGAATGTAAAAACTGAGCATGGCCCTTCACAGTATAACACCGTTTACGTTGTTGGATTTTCCCCATAAATCAGCTTGCATTTTTTGGTATGCCGGTTGCAACATGAGGTGTTTGTATTGTTATAATCCGGAAATTGTTTTAGGAAAAGGTGTCGTAACTTTTCCTGAAGCAATTTCTTTTTTACAATCCCGAAAAGGGTTGTTGGAGGGCGTGGTTTTCAGTGGGGGCGAATGTTTGATACACAAAAATAGTATTGAACAAATAAGCGCGGTCAAAGCCATGGGGTTTTTGGTCAAAATAGACACTAACGGTTCCCGCCCTGAGGTTTTACACCAATTAATCGATAAAAATTTAATCGATTATGTAGCCTTGGATTTTAAAGCTACACCGCAGCAATTTCAAAAAATTACACAATCGGATTTGTTTTTGGCGTTTGAAGAATCTTTTCTTCTGCTTCAGCAGAGCGGCATTCCGTTTGAAATCAGAACCACTTATCATTCGGAGTTGCTTAGTATAACTGAACTCAACGAAATGATAGGGTATTTAAAAACCCATCACTATTCCGGAAATTATTACTTGCAGTTCTTCCGAAATAATACAGAAACCTTAGTGCCTTTGCCTGCTTCGGTTAAAATTAAAGCTGCCCAACTCAACGCCGGTCCCACTATCAATGTGGTTTTCAGGGATTGATTTTTAGGAGTGTCTTTACACTGTTGAGCAATTCAAATACAATCAAGTAAAGTCCAATGGCCATGCTTATTCCAAAAAGGAAAAACAGTATGTAGAAGCCATGTAATGAATCCTGAAATTCGCCGAATGTCCTTTGTTGGTCAAAGTAAGTCCAATACCCTTTCTTAGTTCCCAAAATCAACAGCGTCAACCAGAATCCCACAAAAGCACTATTAAAAAAGCGGAGGCTCCGTTGTATTTTGCGTTTGGCCTGTGCCGTAATTTGATGGGTTGATTCTAAAATAAAAGTAACCGAAGACAATAAAATCAAAGTATTTATTCCGATAGTCGTTCCCATAGAATGAGCTACTGTTATATGGGTACCGTGGGTAAAAAGGTTAATAGACGGAATAGAGATTAACAAGGCTAAAATAATATTTAAAAACACCCAAAAATTAGCCAGTTTCATAAAACCATTCGCCAAAGGATAATTCAGGATAGCTTCTTTGCCTAAATTCTTTTTCCAATCGTACAGTATAGAGAAAAGAATGATCCACTCGGTCATGCTGATGCCATAAGCCAAATATCTGATCCATGGAGCTGTGGGTACTATGTATACATGATGCGCCCAGCCAAACATTAGATTGGTGAGTCCGAGAAAATAAAAGAAAAAGGCTTTCTTGGAATGGGCATAACGGTCATCCTGGCTGATTTTAGTTATGACATACAACGAAGTGCCGTAAACCAACATGTTCCAGGAACCAACATAAGAACCACCGGCTTTCCACTGCAGGGCTGTATTTTGAATGAAATGCCCTTTAAAATAGGGTAAAAGCCAAAGATGAGCTTCGGTAAAATGGTAAATCATAAACACAATTCCGGTGCCCCACATCCAGTAATACACCGGCCAGCTTTTAAAGGAAGCTTTGGTGATTTTAAAATAATTCAGACCAAACAGTATCCAGCCTAACAGTATCGGGAAGTAGAAGTAGCTTGGGAATTCCAGGTATTCTTTTCCACCAAAATGGCTACCCACATAGGCATAAATGATTCCCAATCCGGTAGCGATAAACAGCCAAAAGTGCCAACGAATTAGATTTGTATTGGCTTTTCTTTCTTCAAAATTCAACTCTAAATAATAATATATTCCACCCATCGCTGTTAGTAAAATCCACGATACCACCAACAAAGTATGCAAGGGGCGCAAGGCCGTAAAGGGTAAAACCGATTTTATAAAATCGGGGATGATGTATTGAAATCCGGCCAATAAACCACATAGTAGTCCCAGCAGTAAAGCTACTAAACCAACTGAGATAAAATAAAAAGGATAGCGGTTATTTTTCATAAACAGGGCTTTTGTATTTCAGGGTTACCCAGCCGTTAGGTTCAATAACAGCTTTTTGGTTCGGATAATACCCGGTATGATCAATCTCTTTCAAAAACTGAATCAGCGCGACTTTTTCTTTTTCGTTAAAATGAAATTGAGGCATAGCTTTTACACCGCTGTTGATTATAGCTTTGAAGTATTTTTCATTGTTGATTCTCGAATAAGTATTGGTCAAATCAGGCCCCAGATAGCCGCCTAAACCATAAATTTGATGGCAGGCATTGCAATTGTGGTTGAGCCAAAGATTTTCGCCTTCCATGGCTTTTGCAGATAGGGTTACGGCTCTGTCTGAAGTATAAATGGCCGTATTGTATAGTGCAAATAAGGTAATCAGGCTCAGCAGTAGGATTAGATATTTTAAAGAGGTGTGCATTACATTAACGTGATAGAATACTGCAAATTGAAGCATTACAGTACAAATTCTATATGATTTGAGTCACAAAAAAGCGTGAATTAAAACAATTCACGCTTTTTCAACTTTACTAAAAGAAATAATTGATTTGAATTAATAATTATATTTTATTTTGGTAAAAGTACATCGCCAATAACATGGATAATTCCGTTAGAGGTTGGGATAGAGGCTAGTATTTCGGAACCGTTGACAAAGGTTTTATCGCCTTTTTTGGTGATTTTAACTTTGCCGCCAAAAACCATGTCAAACTCCTGACCATCCTGCATATACTCGGTTTTAAGCGAACCTACATAAGTGTGATACCCTAAGATGTTAGACAGTTTTTCTTTGTTTTCCGGTTTTAATAAGTCCTCTACGGTGCCTGCCGGTAGTTTGTCGAAGGCCGCGTTAGTTGGTGCAAATACAGTAAATGGACCTGCGTTGCTCAAGGCATCTACCAATTCGGCAGCTTTTACTGCGGTTACTAAAGTGGTATGGTCTTTACTGCCTACAGCCGTTTGAACAATATTAGGACTGGAAGTTTCATCTTTCACTCCGGATTGCCCTGTAGGACCTGCGGTTGTAGTGGTTTCGGTGGTGGTTTCGGTGGGAGCTTGATCGGTTTGTTTGCAACCTACGGCTACAAGTAAGCCCAACAATAGCAAAGTTTTAATTGATTTTTTCATGATAATAAATACTTGGTTTATACATACAAAGTACTTAATTATGAAACGGTTATTTTATGCGTTGAGTCATAAATTAATAGCTATTTTACTTTTTTTATAGAGTAAAATGCCGTTAGACTTATACCGCTGACCAAGACCACGGCGGCACCAAAAAGTAGCTCGTTAGCATAAGGAATCAGTGTATAACTAAACGAAGCAATACCTTGCACCGCTAATATAATTTCATTGAGCAGCACACCGACAGAAAAAATAATCACGCCCAGTTTTATTTTTGGGCTGCTGTGGATTAAATGATTGGCATAAATGTAGAACAACAAAAATAGGCTGATAATAGCCAATAGCACTAAGTGCAAATAAGCAATCACTATCGGTCGGAAACCAAAAGCCAATTTGCTGACGGAAGGTATGGTAGACCCCAATTGCAGCAGTACTTTGATACTAACTGCCAAGGCTACAAAAAGCAAAATGTAGCGTAAAAAATAAGGGAAGTTGGTCAGATAGTCTCTTTTGGTTTTAAC
Above is a genomic segment from Flavobacterium phycosphaerae containing:
- the nrdD gene encoding anaerobic ribonucleoside-triphosphate reductase, whose product is MKTKTNEIAAQNQHLRTKCLVYTRVMGYHRPVESFNIGKKGEHKQRIHFQECKN
- a CDS encoding anaerobic ribonucleoside-triphosphate reductase activating protein, whose amino-acid sequence is MALHSITPFTLLDFPHKSACIFWYAGCNMRCLYCYNPEIVLGKGVVTFPEAISFLQSRKGLLEGVVFSGGECLIHKNSIEQISAVKAMGFLVKIDTNGSRPEVLHQLIDKNLIDYVALDFKATPQQFQKITQSDLFLAFEESFLLLQQSGIPFEIRTTYHSELLSITELNEMIGYLKTHHYSGNYYLQFFRNNTETLVPLPASVKIKAAQLNAGPTINVVFRD
- a CDS encoding cbb3-type cytochrome c oxidase subunit I, which translates into the protein MKNNRYPFYFISVGLVALLLGLLCGLLAGFQYIIPDFIKSVLPFTALRPLHTLLVVSWILLTAMGGIYYYLELNFEERKANTNLIRWHFWLFIATGLGIIYAYVGSHFGGKEYLEFPSYFYFPILLGWILFGLNYFKITKASFKSWPVYYWMWGTGIVFMIYHFTEAHLWLLPYFKGHFIQNTALQWKAGGSYVGSWNMLVYGTSLYVITKISQDDRYAHSKKAFFFYFLGLTNLMFGWAHHVYIVPTAPWIRYLAYGISMTEWIILFSILYDWKKNLGKEAILNYPLANGFMKLANFWVFLNIILALLISIPSINLFTHGTHITVAHSMGTTIGINTLILLSSVTFILESTHQITAQAKRKIQRSLRFFNSAFVGFWLTLLILGTKKGYWTYFDQQRTFGEFQDSLHGFYILFFLFGISMAIGLYLIVFELLNSVKTLLKINP
- a CDS encoding ribonucleoside triphosphate reductase — protein: MEKYVIKRNGEYKPFARYKIKEAIIKSFNSVVVPFDEQVFEKVMAIIDTKDTWAVEEIQDIIEKTLFEKEYFAVMRSFMLYRHTRKLQREHIQGLNDDTTYVDSTQTIEEYISQTDWRINANANTSYSNAGLVNNVAGKIIANYWLDKVYSKEEGYAHRNGDVHIHDLDCLTGYCAGWSLRVLLNDGFNGVRGRVESKAPSHFREALGQMANFLGILQSEWAGAQAFSSFDTYLAPYVFKDNLSFDEVLKAIRSFVYNLNVPARWGQSPFTNITLDWVVPADLKEQIPTKNDRHLLENIIDKNVLTRANERGVTSLSELRYEHFQTEMNLINKAYYTVMTEGDANGQPFTFPIPTVNITEDFDWEGENTELLFENTAKIGSSYFQNFIGSQYVLDEEGQRVENPNAYKPNAVRSMCCRLQLDLRELLKRGNGLFGSAEMTGSIGVVTINMARLGYLYERDKEGLLQQLDKLMLLAKSTLEKKRQFIQEMYDRGLYPYTKRYLPHFRNHFSTIGVNGMNEMVRNFTDDREDITTKFGHEFCMEILDHIRNRMKEFQEETGNLYNLEATPAEGTTYRFAKEDKKRYPNILQAGMEENIYYTNSSQIPVDYTQDPFEALLMQDELQCKYTGGTVLHLYMNERISSAEACKNFVKTVLTKFKLPYITVTPVFSVCPIHGYLNGEHEYCPKCDEVILENQNQAKYENKD
- a CDS encoding fasciclin domain-containing protein, with amino-acid sequence MKKSIKTLLLLGLLVAVGCKQTDQAPTETTTETTTTAGPTGQSGVKDETSSPNIVQTAVGSKDHTTLVTAVKAAELVDALSNAGPFTVFAPTNAAFDKLPAGTVEDLLKPENKEKLSNILGYHTYVGSLKTEYMQDGQEFDMVFGGKVKITKKGDKTFVNGSEILASIPTSNGIIHVIGDVLLPK
- a CDS encoding c-type cytochrome produces the protein MLQFAVFYHVNVMHTSLKYLILLLSLITLFALYNTAIYTSDRAVTLSAKAMEGENLWLNHNCNACHQIYGLGGYLGPDLTNTYSRINNEKYFKAIINSGVKAMPQFHFNEKEKVALIQFLKEIDHTGYYPNQKAVIEPNGWVTLKYKSPVYEK